A window of Oncorhynchus nerka isolate Pitt River linkage group LG4, Oner_Uvic_2.0, whole genome shotgun sequence contains these coding sequences:
- the LOC115129018 gene encoding leukotriene B4 receptor 1-like, producing the protein MDNLNSSNTSSLDPTSPDSGRLISSIVLGLCCALGLPGNIAVLVFILRGSSRRPNFTLCLILNLASSDILCLATVPMWIYSLLHGWTLGSATCKLATFLLYLSLYANVLTVTLLGVQRYLQVLYPQMWNRLGRKGKAALVLALWGLACALTAPAVTTRYVGDGELKCRRHRESDAERVAVLILETFLGFVVPFFVLVTSYCCLHRRVNQTALFNSARLMRLVTSVLVAFFVL; encoded by the coding sequence ATGGACAACCTCAACTCCTCCAACACCTCCAGCTTGGACCCCACCTCCCCGGATTCGGGCCGCCTGATTTCGAGCATCGTCCTGGGGTTGTGCTGTGCGTTGGGCCTCCCTGGTAACATAGCTGTCCTGGTGTTCATCCTGCGCGGCTCGTCCCGACGCCCCAACTTTACCCTGTGCCTCATACTGAACCTGGCGTCCTCCGACATCTTATGCCTGGCCACTGTGCCCATGTGGATTTATTCTCTCCTGCACGGCTGGACTCTGGGCAGTGCCACCTGCAAGCTAGCCACCTTCCTGCTCTACCTCAGCCTGTACGCGAACGTGCTAACGGTCACTCTACTCGGTGTCCAGCGCTATCTCCAGGTGTTATACCCGCAAATGTGGAACCGGCTGGGGCGCAAGGGGAAGGCGGCGCTGGTCCTGGCCCTGTGGGGGCTCGCCTGCGCCCTGACTGCACCCGCCGTGACCACTCGCTATGTGGGTGATGGCGAGCTCAAGTGCCGGAGACACAGGGAATCCGATGCTGAAAGAGTAGCGGTCCTCATCTTGGAGACCTTTCTGGGGTTTGTGGTCCCATTCTTTGTGCTGGTCACGTCCTACTGCTGCCTCCACCGGCGGGTGAACCAGACGGCGCTGTTCAACAGCGCCAGGTTGATGCGGCTGGTCACCAGTGTGCTGGTCGCCTTCTTTGTCCTCTAG